A stretch of the Leishmania infantum JPCM5 genome chromosome 30 genome encodes the following:
- the putative ABCH3 gene encoding ATP-binding cassette protein subfamily H, member 3, with amino-acid sequence MIGAPWPPEAVFGNTVDRVASPAPVPERKASIADALHLRLSRFLEKMSWGERRRVQILYGMLYPATVYLLDECSTDIDVAERRTVLELVRQECEAKDGCCVYATHILDGIEGWATHLLLMEGGRAVDFKAVEKLTMPLEDYALQFMSKRAHAARGFDAVAAPSLSQGSSAAISTTLSACPTTSSAAYPTPSTADAPVTYWPRGHADEKRSEIVINCAQLNYKDVFKNLSFQVFRGERVLLCGGNGTGKSTLLNMLGGKQFFDNRHGSLSVLGKRCYDDMLLNALVSYGGDWWTAVPGGEVHVREMLQLRTSRAERLREMLAVDIDWDVRHISTGEQKRVQLLLHLLDDKPVVLLDEATTDLDVYQRHSLLQFLYEESVQRGVTVVYSTHIFGGLEGWANAAVLLDRTMRGVHAVWRASEGQPISLQRVVDAIVALKAREAF; translated from the coding sequence ATGATTGGTGCACCATGGCCACCCGAGGCGGTGTTCGGCAACACTGTGGACCGCGTggcctcgccggcgccggtaCCAGAGCGAAAGGCGAGTAtcgccgacgcgctgcacctACGCCTCTCCCGCTTCTTGGAGAAGATGAGCTGGGGCGAAAGGAGACGGGTTCAGATCCTTTATGGCATGCTCTACCCCGCCACCGTGTACCTCCTCGACGAGTGCAGCACCGACATCGACGTTGCAGAGCGGCGCACTGTGCTGGAACTGGTACGGCAGGAGTGCGAGGCGAAGGACGGGTGCTGCGTGTATGCGACCCACATTCTCGACGGAATTGAAGGCTGGGCCACCCACCTGCTGCTCATGGAGGGGGGCCGTGCGGTGGACTTCAAGGCGGTGGAAAAGCTCACCATGCCCTTGGAGGACTACGCGCTCCAGTTCATGAGCAAGCGCGCCCACGCTGCTCGCGGCTtcgacgccgtggcggcgccgtcgctgtcgcagggGAGTTCTGCGGCCATTTCAACGACGTTGTCAGCTTGCCCAACGACATCTTCAGCCGCCTACCCAACCCCTTCGACAGCCGACGCGCCGGTCACGTATTGGCCACGAGGGCACGCGGACGAGAAGCGAAGCGAAATCGTCATCAACTGTGCGCAGCTGAACTATAAGGATGTGTTTAAGAACTTGTCGTTTCAGGTGTTCCGCGGcgagcgggtgctgctgtgcggcggTAACGGCACTGGCAAGTCCACCTTGCTGAACATGCTTGGCGGAAAGCAGTTCTTTGACAACCGCCAcggctctctctccgtgcTTGGTAAGCGGTGCTACGATGACATGCTGCTGAACGCTCTTGTCAGCTACGGCGGCGATTGGTGGACTGCCGTGCCCGGTGGGgaggtgcacgtgcgcgaaATGCTCCAGCTTCGGACCTCTCGTGCCGAGCGCTTGCGTGAGATGCTGGCCGTGGACATAGACTGGGATGTGCGACACATCAGCACTGGAGAGCAGAAGCGTGTGCAACTGCTCTTGCACTTGCTGGATGACAAGCCCGTCGTGCTGCTTGATGAGGCGACCACCGACCTGGACGTTTATCAGCGCCACAGCCTCCTGCAGTTCCTCTACGAAGAGAGCGTGCAGCGCGGGGTGACAGTCGTCTACTCGACGCACATTTTCGGGGGTCTAGAGGGCTGGGCCAACGCTGCGGTACTACTGGACCGGACCATGCGCGGCGTTCATGCGGTGTGGCGCGCCTCTGAAGGGCAGCCCATCTcactgcagcgcgtcgtcgaTGCAATCGTTGCTCTTAAGGCGCGAGAAGCCTTTTGA
- a CDS encoding putative GTPase activating protein — MGTRQSSASAAPAPQASSGALHLNKLSAPTPPGTTATVSPFGPNTPLAKTPTPTTAAATATAAVSGEHAKRFQEALCVDSVDMALLRELSWQGCPVALRYEAWMFLTGCWTAQAATRQPTVLRRRVEYAAYIHSSYCIVDWDAVCAMVDSGVDTAVHRSTLKSLEHTADTPQVTPPSCTSQSRLRAAPLTTGGSTATAAKEAAAAPPLSLSQRPDGWQSASLPLEDARSRSPQNTSGSDAPQPSQLPQPQSADLPTASPSLGTLPAPSGSSFRASASVGLTDTAGAGPTSHPPMSVPPLPGLATLGLPNAVPATVAPSAASGGAGGATGHQLSASTMLGSKELQTLKQIRKDIPRMSGGHCYLRHPRVQGSIERILFIWSLRHPACGYVQGMNDLVVPFMGVVLGYRFCPTHSVTELHAYTEDIFDDLWSVSAVSATQWINEVEADVYWMTSYLLNTMQDNYTSSHAGITSMMRHLAAVVQVADPPLYHRLVDVLQLHFEQFSFRWMNCLLMRELTETQSLRLLDAYLSDEERRWSVTHVYVCAALLLRWGSQLMAFCEDYISVMKFLQEPPTEQLSLRDMQDVLSEGFVLQNLYEASLKRLSTTAE; from the coding sequence ATGGGCACCAGGCAGTCGTCGGCTTCCGCGGCGCCCGCACCGCAAGCCTCGAGCGGTGCGTTGCATCTCAACAAATTGAGTGCGCCGACTCCTCCTGGCACCACCGCGACGGTGAGCCCCTTTGGGCCGAACACCCCGCTGGCCAAGACCCCGACCCCGACCACGGCCGCTgctaccgccaccgctgccgtgagCGGCGAGCATGCAAAGCGCTTCCAGGAGGCGCTGTGTGTAGACTCAGTGGATATGGCGCTACTGCGGGAGCTGAGCTGGCAGGGCTGCCCGGTTGCTCTCCGGTACGAGGCATGGATGTTTCTCACCGGatgctggacggcgcaggcAGCAACGCGCCAGCCGACCGTGCTGAGGCGCCGTGTCGAGTACGCCGCCTACATTCACAGCTCCTACTGCATCGTCGACTGGGACGCCGTGTGCGCGATGGtggacagcggcgtcgacacAGCCGTGCACCGGTCAACCCTCAAGTCACTCGAGCACACTGCTGATACACCGCAGGTGACCCCACCGTCCTGCACCTCACAGAGCCGcttgcgtgcggcgccgttgacaaccggcggcagcacagccacggcggcaaaggaggctgctgccgctccacctcTGTCGCTTTCGCAGCGGCCGGACGGATGGCAGAgcgcttccctccccctcgagGATGCCCGCTCGCGGTCGCCGCAGAACACAAGCGGGAGtgacgcgccgcagccgtcgcaaCTGCCACAGCCCCAGTCAGCGGATCTCCCGACAGCAAGCCCTTCCCTGGGCACTCTGCCAGCCCCCTCCGGCTCCTCGTTCCGCGCCTCCGCTTCAGTGGGGCTCACTGATACCGCCGGTGCCGGTCCGACTTCTCATCCGCCAATGtccgtgccgccgcttcccGGGCTTGCGACGCTCGGGCTGCCGAATGCGGTgccagcgacggtggcgccatCTGCTgccagtggcggcgctggcggggcGACAGGGCACCAGCTTAGTGCCAGCACGATGCTGGGCTCGAAGGAGTTGCAGACGCTGAAGCAGATCCGCAAGGACATTCCTCGCATGTCGGGCGGCCACTGCTACCTGCGCCACCCACGCGTGCAGGGCTCCATTGAGCGCATCCTGTTCATCTGGTCCCTGCGCCATCCGGCCTGCGGCTACGTGCAGGGCATGAATGACCTTGTTGTCCCGTTCATGGGCGTGGTGCTGGGCTACCGCTTCTGTCCGACCCACTCGGTAACAGAGCTGCACGCCTACACCGAGGACATCTTCGACGATCTGTGGTCCGTTTCGGCAGTTTCGGCCACGCAGTGGATCaacgaggtggaggcggatGTGTACTGGATGACGTCGTATTTGCTCAACACCATGCAGGATAACTACACGAGCAGTCACGCCGGGATCACGTCCATGATGCGGCACCTCGCTGCGGTCGTGCAGGTTGCCGACCCACCGCTCTACCATCGCTTGGTggacgtgctgcagctccactTTGAGCAGTTTTCCTTCCGGTGGATGAATTGCTTGCTAATGCGCGAGCTGACTGAAACGcagtcgctgcggctgctcgaTGCGTATCTATCCGATgaggagcggcggtggagtGTCAcgcacgtgtatgtgtgcgcggcactgctgctgcgctggggCTCACAGCTGATGGCGTTTTGCGAGGACTATATCAGCGTAATGAAGTTCTTGCAGGAACCACCGACGGAGCAGCTGTCGCTGCGTGATATGCAAGATGTGCTCTCAGAGGGCTTTGTGCTGCAGAACCTGTATGAGGCCTCCTTGAAGAGACTGTCCACAACCGCGGAGTGA
- a CDS encoding putative N-acyl-L-amino acid amidohydrolase, producing the protein MNAYADVYRARSVYPLSILLTHVPRNSPPPHIPPPSLSHKIMPVPFQQLMCEVRATADETIKWRRYIHQYPELSFKEFRTAAFVAETLRSFGCPALAVTHPVPTAVVANLTGGAGDGPIVALRADMDALPGDEETDLPFKSQNMGAMHACGHDAHTAMLLSAAKVICAHQADIKGSVRFIFQHAEELLPGGAKDLVAAGVMEGVKSIFGMHCSPRYEAGTVGLMPGINTSYTDFFKLIIRGRGGHASTPQLLVDPVPITAEIVMAIQTITARKIDPRVVPVVSITTMTTGPNESHNVIPNEVKLMGTVRSRDKAVREQVPRDIERIASNIAAAHGAAATLDFTFGYDCCDNDPEVTAQVRCIGERILGSANIIDPKVPLYGGEDFSAYQLEKPGCFLWLGTANKSQGICEMCHSTKFRVDETALPIGVSFHVGYVYDNVMA; encoded by the coding sequence ATGAACGCATACGCAGACGTCTACCGCGCGCGATCGGTTTACCCGCTTTCCATTCTCTTAACACACGTGCCTCGCAacagccctcctccccacatACCTCCACCTTCTCTTTCCCACAAAATCATGCCTGTGCCGTTTCAACAGCTGATGTGTGAGGTGCGCGCGACCGCAGACGAGACGATCAAGTGGCGCCGCTACATTCACCAGTACCCGGAGCTGTCGTTCAAGGAGTTCAGGACGGCGGCGTTTGTTGCGGAAACGCTGCGGAGCTTCGGCTGCCCCGCGCTGGCCGTCACACACCCGGTGCCGACGGCTGTTGTGGCGAACCtcactggcggcgctggtgacgGGCCGAtagtggcgctgcgcgccgacaTGGACGCGCTGCCGGGGGACGAGGAGACGGATTTGCCTTTCAAGTCGCAGAACATGGGTgcgatgcacgcgtgcggGCACGACGCGCACACTGCGATGCTGCTTAGCGCTGCAAAGGTGATCTGCGCGCATCAGGCGGACATTAAGGGTAGCGTGCGGTTCATTTTCCAGCacgcggaggagctgctgcccgGCGGCGCGAAGGACCTTGTTGCTGCCGGCGTGATGGAGGGCGTGAAGAGCATCTTCGGCATGCATTGCTCACCGCGGTACGAGGCGGGCACTGTTGGTCTGATGCCCGGCATCAACACAAGCTACACGGATTTCTTCAAACTGATAATCCGCGGTCGTGGCGGCCACGCGTCGACCCCGCAGCTGCTTGTGGACCCCGTACCGATTACCGCCGAGATCGTGATGGCAATCCAGACGATTACTGCGCGCAAGATCGACCCGAGGGTTGTGCCCGTTGTTTCGATTACAACGATGACGACGGGACCGAATGAGAGTCACAACGTGATCCCCAACGAGGTGAAGCTGATGGGGACTGTGCGGTCGCGGGACAAGGCTGTGCGTGAGCAGGTGCCGCGCGACATCGAGCGCATTGCGTCGAACattgctgctgcacacggcgccgctgcaacgTTGGACTTCACGTTCGGGTACGACTGCTGCGACAACGACCCTGAGGTAACTGCGCAGGTGCGATGCATCGGCGAGCGTATTCTTGGTTCTGCCAACATCATCGATCCCAAGGTGCCGCTATATGGTGGTGAGGACTTTTCTGCGTACCAGCTGGAGAAGCCCGGCTGCTTCCTGTGGCTGGGTACGGCCAACAAGTCGCAGGGTATCTGCGAGATGTGCCACTCGACGAAGTTTCGTGTCGATGAGACCGCGCTCCCGATTGGTGTCAGCTTCCACGTGGGCTACGTGTACGACAACGTCATGGCGTAA
- a CDS encoding putative ama1 protein, giving the protein MPQGQYSQKPNDGPTQPVKTRPGQNVYTGNPMNAPGSRAAVQNRKEDWRFPLCVCCDDMDSCCEACCCFTCQVSRQCNMLVNTRREIHWPYCLLMTLCDVSLLFFSVTCVFASETRRLARERYGISGSGIDDCCIGYWCRTCSAQQVLLEMTAMNEFPGATCYEAAPQPAANRMV; this is encoded by the coding sequence ATGCCGCAAGGCCAGTACAGTCAGAAGCCTAATGACGGCCCTACACAGCCTGTGAAGACAAGGCCCGGACAGAACGTTTACACCGGCAACCCGATGAATGCGCCAGGCAGCCGTGCTGCCGTCCAAAACCGCAAGGAGGATTGGCGCTTtccgctgtgtgtgtgctgtgacGATATGGACTCGTGCTGCGAGGCGTGTTGCTGCTTTACCTGCCAGGTGAGCCGGCAGTGCAATATGCTCGTGAACACCCGCAGAGAGATCCACTGGCCTTACTGCTTGCTCATGACCCTATGTGACGTGAGCTTGCTTTTCTTTAGCGTGACGTGCGTCTTTGCCAGCGAGACACGTCGGCTAGCGCGCGAGCGGTACGGCATTTCCGGCAGTGGCATCGACGATTGCTGCATCGGGTACTGGTGCCGCACCTGctctgcgcagcaggtgctgctggagatgACCGCGATGAACGAATTCCCAGGGGCCACGTGCTACGAGGCTGCCCCTCAGCCCGCGGCCAACCGGATGGTCTAG